The window ACTCTCTGTTTGTTTTAGAGTAACATAAATCTTTATTCATGTACTTTTCATGCATTTATTACGACCGTTGTAGCATCCCCATTTAGAGCAATGGCCAACTCTCAAAGCTAACTAGCATTAGCACCAGTACCTCACTACACACTCATACAAACAAGTACAAAAGCTTGTAAATGTACAACCTATTTCCAAATTTCTCATTCTCAAACATTAATAGAAAAATTATTAAACCTCATATAAAACCAATTGTTGCTCAAAGCTAAACATTGCAGTTCAACAGCAGTTTTGAAGGGTAATTTACAACCATCATCCTCTCTGTCAGATCCTGAAGCCAtcggaaaaaaaagcaaagtacCAGTACGGAGGGGTGAATGCAGGACGCCCCGTCACCCCGCCTCGAACCGCTCAGGCACCGAAAAAAAGGTGAGCGGCCCGACCCCGACTCTCCTGCTCCTCCCCGGCTGGTCTCTGGCCCACCTCCCTGCAGGCTGCCTCAAACACTCCAGAAATATCTGTCAGCTTGTTGGTGTAAACAAAAACTCCAGGAGTGTTTTTTTGCTTGTTCTGTGGGTATTTTTAAGAACATGTGAGTGGTATTTTTTTCGACTGATTTCTTTTTGATGCCATGGTATGTATTACCCTCACTTCTGTTACTCAACGCCATTCACCAATATTTAAACCAGACTCTTGTGGGAATGGACAAGAGGTTAAGAAAAGATGCTTCTCTTCTTTCACATTAACAATTTCCATAGTGATTTTATGAACGCATGCACGCTTGTGAGATTGAGACAGGCTCTTTGCTCTAGCCGATGTAAAATTCATAATTTCTCATTTTCACCGTGATTAACCAAATTACTGCCATTAGCCACTTCTATATTGGCTGAAGTAGTATTCTGCTTACAGgaataatttttacattttgggaaatatgcttatttctTGCAAGGAGTGGGAAGAGAACACGACTCCCGTCTTTCAAATATGAAACTACCACCAGCAGTTGGCTAACTTAGCTTAGTACAAAGACTGGTATCTGGAGAAAACAACTAGCCTGGCTCCGTTAACAAAATCCACCGACCGGCTCTTTAATTAGcacattgtttgtttaatccttAACAATTTCTTCAAGATATAAAACGTCTTAtcgtatcgatcttctcatctaacattTGGCAAGAAGGCGACTAAGcgtatattttccaaaatgtctgGTGAGTACAGCAGGTGTGTGGAAAAGTAGAGATGCTATTGCAAGAGAAGAAGGTAAATGAAAGAAATGTGAAGACCACAACAGAAACTGACCTACAGTATGGGATTAAAAAAATAGTTGTCAGTATATTCATCTTTAAACAACAGCAGATGTTGACCTCTCACACGCTGAACATTGTTTCACTTCCAGTTATCGCATGACATGATAAAGAGTTCAAAATCATCAAGGCGGGACGATggcattttgtttgttgttggcTAGTTATACAGTGTTCCCATTTAGTGGTTATTGAATGAAGTAAATCATTTACAACTCCTTAATGAACATTTAACCGatgtattttttatctattgGTCTTCAAGTTGGAAACAGTATGTTAAAGACGTTTTGAGATTTGTACGAGTTTGTTTGAAACGAGTGAAATAAATGGAAGTGCTGTTGAGTCTGCTCTCTGCTTCTGGTTAATTAATTAAGTGCTGGTATTTAACTATGTCCAATGTGACTTTGAAATCGTGTTCTATTTTTGTTctgattttatgacattttcataCATAGAAGGTTcaattactgtatttttatttaaatatttgctttgattaaaaagatcttggcattagtagttttaattatatattttaagctGATATATTTTAAGTTTAACTTCCTAACGCTACCTCTagacaggtcataattctctttatctattttatattgctgtgaaaacatctacttcaaacaactgtagttattcaagtttctcgccaaaaactacattttacaaaattacatttgacaCATTCACATCATGATAgggttataatttaccatcgcctaatactcatttttaccgagtagagcttgaacgcaccacaACGTGCTCCATGCTGTCGGCAGATGAGCCGATCACTGTGATGACTGAGCAGCAGCATGGGAACTAATTACAATATAagaagtgtctgattaagttagttgttccagatgttttaaGGTTGTTGTTCTACAGCTTATTTTGGACTTACAGTTGTAAAAAATTGCAGCTTTGTGAGTGTTTGACCGGCaaaaaacttggatatatgAATATGGGACCACTGAAAATCGGCCAGCTTCGATCGgcgtttaggaagcgcttgatttatgcagcggagttttctatgagtggagcattttaaacctcaatatcgcagtcgatcatgttcatttaattatgGGAAGCCAAAATGATGATCACGattaatttttgattaattgtgcagccctagtcttCTTTAATGTTAACTAATCCACCAAAAAAATGGTTCGAAGTCTTCCCTTCAAAGTGCAAATATATGAGCCAGGAAAAAGCATTgcattgcaaaaaaagaaatacccAAAAAGAGATCAAACTCACCAGATAATGGGTtgggaaagaaaaataatccagccttgtcttgttttgttgttcaATATTTATGGTCCTCAGATCACGCTGGTTTCCCTACTGTCCTGAGGTGGTTGAGGTAACACCAGAAAAATGGgctaaatgtgtttgtgttcagcaGAAGTCTGCCTGGCAGCCTCGTTGCTCCTCAATCTATCCTCACAAACCAAACCAGAAGCCCCTCCACAAACAATTCTCTTTGTTCCTGGGCCACACCTCCTTACCACTGTGGTTAACAGCACACCTGATGTTTGACTAGAGGGAGGTAACAAGTGAAGGTTAAACCTTTGGTGCACTGAGTCCCTCAGTGCACCAAAGGTTTAACATACtatgtactatgacttttttttgacattctatactgactttttttttttttaaataatatactaGGACTTTTCCAGGACTTTTCCCActtactgtactatgacttttttttttttcgacatactattctgaatttttttgatatactataacttttttttagcattttatactatgactatttttgttttgcttttttcgacatactttactgtgattattatttctttactttttcgaaatactatactatgactttttttcacgaaatttttcgacatacgatactatgccttttttttacatgaaagtATTCGACATGCGAGACTATGCcttttctttcatgaaattattcgacatactataatatgacttttgttcatgacatttttcgacatactatactttccctttttttcatgacatttttcgacatattttactatgacttttgttcatgaaatttttcaacatactatactatgacttttgttcatgacatttttcgacatgctatactatgaatttttctTTGAAATCttccgacatactattctatgattttttccatgaagtttttcgacatactatacgtcATATatgtcattgtatagtatgtggaaaaatttCGGAAAAAGTCAGAGTCtagtatgccgaaaaaagtaaaacaaaataataaaaaaaagtcataaaaaaaatgtcacagtatactttagcaaaaaaagcaaaaaaaaaataaagtcatagtatagtattctgaaaaaaggtcatactaTAGaaagtcgaaaaaagtaaaaaaaaaaaaaaaaaaaaagtcacagtatagtttgttgaaaaaagtcataaaaagtcaaagtttagtatgtcgaaattttttaaaaaacgtgatagtatagtatgccataaaaatgtcatagtatagctcGCTACCACCCGGCGGGTGAGTGGGGAGCTCCGGTAACACGGAGGGAAGCTGAACATTTGCACATACCACCCACATTGCATCGATACTAAGCCGGTTGAAAATTATAGCATTCAAAGTTTCCCTTTTATTACCATGGAGAATTAAACTTTACTTTCTTAAGGCAAATAAATTGGAACAACTTTATTTAACACATTCACATGACTGTacaatttaaaatgtcagaatacaTTCAAGCAAATATAGAAACTCTTGCAGACAAACAGGGCCAATTAGTTTAAATGTATCTAATTACTACTTGCTGAAGTAGTAAACTGCTTAAAAGGTTTAGACCACAACCCTCTCCGAAATCAGCCTTCATTTTAAACTCAACTACATGCCTGTaaagtttcttttctttaaagtttttGCACGGTTGTAACGGTATCGTGGTGACAAACTCTGTccccagacagacagaaatataaacgcTGCTGTGGTACGTACAGTAccggattaaaaaaataattgtcagtatattcattttaaagaaCAGCAAATGTTGACCTCTCACACACTGAACATTGTTTCACTTCCAGTCATCGCATGATGTCATAAAAAGTTCAAATCATCAAGGCGGGACGATggcattttgtttgttgttggcTAGTTATACAGTGTTCCCATTTAATGGTTATTGAATGAAGTAAATTAATTCCAACTTCTAAATGAACATTAACCAATGTATTttgatttattcaaattttGCCTTTTGCCTTGTAAATCTATCAGTCTTTAAGTTGGAAACAGTATGTTAAAGATGTTTTGAGATTTGTATGAGTTTGTTTGAAACGAGTGAAATAAATTAAGGTGCTGTTGAGTCTGCTCTCTGCTTCTGATTAATTAAATGCtgaataacataaaaacatagtaGTTCACTATGTCCAGGGTGATTTTGAAATCATCGTGTTCTATTTTTGCTctgattttatgatattttcATATATGGAAGTTGAATTAGTGTGATTTTCTGATGAAGACAGACCTCAAGCTGACTTGAGAGCCTGCAGCACCGACTGTGGCACTCTGCTAACGTAGTACTCGTGGTTGCGTAGTGTAGCGAGAACGCCAGCAGAATTCATGTGCTTTACGTCAGCGTTATAGCAGTATGCATTTCCATGCATGTCAGTCAGTTTACCTGCacaagaaaatgaataaaagatagAAAAAACTGTGcattttgtaaaatgtaaagcTTGAATTTTAACCTATGGCATGGCTATAAAATATGCTAATTTGTTAAAGACTTAGTTTAAACTTTTCTTTATAGTTTGTACATAGAgacacatttttgcattttaaaacacacaaattaatGTTTTCTTACCTCCAACAGCTTGCAGAACGGCTTCAGGAGCGCAGGTGTCCCACTTCTTGCAGCCTGGACTGGCGAAGACATAAGCGGAAGCCTTTCCTTCAACAAGCTGGATTATCTGCAGAGAGATGATTCAATAAACAAACACTCTTTACACACCAACAGGCTCTTTTAAATATGTAGTGGTAATGTTATAGCTATAAGACGTCTTTATTTCTTGTCATGAAACTCCTTTGGCTGACAACTCAGTTTGGGGTTAATGACAAATCTAAGGCCTTTCGCTACAGGAAGCATTTAACATTTGCAGACAAAAGGTCACTGCGGCAAAGTTCTTGGTCAGTGAGAAGCCAAATAAAACACTATACATTTTCCATCAAAGCGCTGGATAAGgtttttaaacattaacatgTCTAAAAGACCCAGTTTGGATGGCTTGAACACTTTGTGTTAGTCTAGATTTTGACAGCATATTAATGTTGCTTTAACTGAGGGAATGACGCacaaatagatgtttttttcaaccgcctaaatgtgacattttacacAATAATCATCGATTTTAAGGCATTAAGATGCCGTGGTTACTAAAAACTacggctgtcctcgaccaaagaaattcttggTTGACTAagcgattagttgatttaatcgacatcagtaaaagtgagtttttcacaaaagcaccactttaagtCTCGTGTTTACCAGAgctgtgctcataagtttcttggaaataagaaaaaaacattaaaaatgactaaaagactaaagaaatcttagtcgactaagaccaaaacgaccgatagtcgactaatcgactaagagggggcagccctactaaaaacacaaagagaacaTGGAGGAGAAGATTGGCAGTAATTCTACGCTCATTTTACTTTATATGGGATCAAATCTGGAAGCAATTTTGCTGCACTGATTCATGTCACAAGAAGAAAAATGCTTAATGTAACAAAACAGCTTTTACCAGCACATACTGATCTAAATCTAGATCTAAAGAGATTCATGTGATGGCAGATGTTAGGACTAGGAATACTAGAAGCTTTCAATAATTCCAGATCAGAAACATGACTACGCTTGACGCTTCATGTACAAGTCGTCCCTACACAAGACTGTAAAATCCCAGTTTACATCTTAAACAACCTCACCGTGTTGTTAACTCTAAATCCTCACCTTGTTCCCAGCACCACCGACTCTTATAACCTCATGGGGCTCCATGGCGTCCACACAGTCCGTTACTAGCTTGTTGCTATGGGAGCGTGTGGTGGTGACGATGCGTCTGTCGCCTGGAACTTCCTTGAGCTGAAATCCAAAGGCGCCCAATCCCGGCATTCCCCACATGGTTCTTCCTAAAGTTGCTCCTGCTCCAAGCTGATGAGGAAAAAGTTTGAATtaaccagagagagagctgttaGGACACGGCTACAACATCATTGAGTTCAGTCTGTACCTGGTAGTTGTAGAAAGGCTGGTTGATGACGCCTGCAATAGCTCTGCCTCCATATGCGATACCAATAAGCACCGTCACATTATCCAGGAGCCCTTCAATCAGAGAATAGCAGGATGTAAGATGGAAGCCACTTGAAGCCAttagttttatttaaatatttgtattaagtGTCATTGTGGAAATTACATGctggacagaaagaaaagagcagTAAGTTATAGAGAAGCTTCTTCGTTCATGcagaataattaatattgtacACTGCCAGGGAGGCTGAGAGGTGTCCGACCCTTTGTTTGGTATCTGGGCCTCAGTTTGGTGATGGAGACACCTCGATGCTGAagtcagcagagagagagagagagagagagagacggagagagagacaggtagatagCAGAAGCAGGGATACACGAAGAATTgaaagaaaaaggtaaaaatgatAGTGAAGCTCTGACAGCCAGAAAGCAACCCAACAACACGGTGCACAGAAAGCATTTTACAATACAAATACTTAAAGACTATTtagcagtgtggttgcagatttccAAAACTACGGGAAAATGTCcggataaatgtctgaaaaaagtttgaaaaaaaactttttaaaataattgtgaaaatttttttttttaaaaaaaaaaggccaaataaatttccataaaaaagtaaaaaaaaagtaaaaaaaaaaaacaaaaaagtttttaaaaagattgtccgagaaaaaataaaaaaaatagtagaaaaaaataaaaatgtcagaaaagtctgaaaaaaagtttttaaaaaaaaaaaaaaaaaaggccgaaaatttccaaaaaatgttttaaaaaagtaaaaaaaaaaaatgtctgaaaaaaagtttttaaaaagattgtctgagaaaaaaaaatttaaaaaaattcctaaaaaatgtcagaaaaaaagttttaaaaaagtaaaaaaaaaacagccagaaaaatgatttttaaagtttttaaaaagattgtccgataaaaaaaaaaaaatagtaaaaaaaaaaaatgtcagaaaaatttctgaaaaaaagtttttaaaataagtgtctgaaaaaaagttttttaaaaaaggccgaaaaaatgtccaaaaaagtaaaaaaaaaaaaaaaagggcggaaaaaaagtttttaaaaagattgtccgagaaaaaaaaaaaaaaatgtaaaaaaaaaaaaaaattctgaaaaaatgtcagaaaatagttttaaaaaaccaaaaaaaaatgagtCAGAAAAATCCGAAAAATGCTCACAGGCCAACCTCAACTTAATAACACtattttaggagcaatggaagtcagacggcggctgccGGTAaaacgttaccgcagtttcacaagcatgtcagagaactacggtggccttcaggtaacgtaaaaatagGGAaagtctctctagagccagtgtttggtttgtccgttctgggctactgtagaaacatggcggactctgaaGAGGAACAGCTCCCTATGTAGagatgaagggctcattctaacgtaacgaaaacacaacgattctaagtttcaggtgattagacACCAATGAAAACGTAGTtatggatattatattatatttctgctaatagatagAAGGTTCAGGGTGCAGTGTTAGGTTGACTGCATTGACAACATGCTGCAAAGCCAGAATATGTGTTCTTTAACGTCTTCAACACAAACAGGTGGAGTCACTTTAGTGCTAAATGTATTTGTTCAGTGAGTTTCTGGGCCAAGAACTGGATGGCTCACAGTAACGTCTCAGCCCACATTTgcatttcacacaaacacacacacacatatctggaGGCAGAAGCATATTTGAAGAGCCTACCTTCAGTGTATTCCTTTGTGCCGTCGAGGGGATCGACCCACACAACTAGCTGAGATTCAGAAAGAAACACTCAGAAGAAGAACATTTATGCACTGATACAACTGTACTATACTGCACCTCTTTTTAACATTTATGATACATAGAAAatactattttattatattacttaACCCTAcaaacttaaagggtaactttagggtatttttcaaccttatttccccatgtttttgtgtctaactaaCTAAAAGGGACAACATTTCTGAAATGTGTCCAGTATTGATGGAGAACGCTGTAGATGGCAGCCGCTCACGAGGTGCTATAtggtcatttacgtccactaaaagtgcttgtttttgccatgacaagctctgattgttattataagtgtctgacattatggaaagagtctcgctcaaggagaagtcttgaagttttatttctctgtaggatcctttccataatgttgtcagacacttataacaacaatctgagcctgtcagtggcaaaaacaagtacttttagtggacgtaacgttacatgGCTCACTGCCCTCGTAACTTGTTTCATGGCTGTcagttacagcgttctccctcaatactggaccactttcagaaattgttgtcccccaTTTGTCACAAAATAGGGTCCAAGTTGAAAAACACTGAAGTTACCCATTAAACTGAACATATTGGCAGttacctcctcctctttcagCCCAATATATTCTGCTGGACACGTCTTCTGAAGGATTTCCTCTGAGTGGCCGCTCTCAATGAGATCTTCCTTTATTTCCTCAGCTGGAAGGTCCTAATAAACAAGTTATACACATAATAATCAGTCTTTCACTCTCCTTCTATAGAGCCTAGAATACTCTTGTATGGGTGGATGTCCATGGACATAATTTTACCAACACACTAAACAGACGTAATGTGCTCACCTCCTCTCCAATGATGGTGATTTTAGGGAAATGTCTGGACAGCGATGCGCAAATGCTCTGCTGTGCTAGTCTGTCTGCCAGGGTCTGCAGATCATTAGCTCCAGTCTGTGCAGGAGAAAACAAATCATCTCAGTCTATTTCCTAAATTATTaacaaacttaaaggtcccatatcatgctcattttcaggttcatactcgtattttgtgtttctactagaacatgtttaaatgctgtaatgttcaaaaaacacattattttcctcgtactgtctgcctgaatatgcctgtatttaccctctgtctgaaacgctccgttttagcgcatttttacggaattgcgttgctaggcaacagcttgtgtccatgtgtacttcctgtcggCCGAGGACATTCAcatatacactgcaactggaaataaacttggacacatttagaatgtttacatttaaaattgtgtcaatgtctaaatattgtgtatttgtgacatcacaaatgggcagaaatcctgacagcttgtttcaaatgcagagtttctgaatacaggctgtatgtatttccctgtggattgagtgtttacatactttcacagtatttatatagaacttatgccttctttataataaaaaaaaatgaaaatctcactttttttacaatataggacctttaaagctgcagtgagtagaattggagcaaatatgatttaaaaatgttatttttaaaaaacggtcgctatatcctgacagtagtgcagaCATTTTAACTTGTTCTGGGATTTAAATATCAAACTTAAATTGGTCCCACCTTTTCCACAATGCCAAGTTCTCCACTGTGGAGGACCTTCCTCACAATGGCTCCGGCCTTCTCAGCCACAGTGTGGGCCGAGGCCACCAGCCGCATGAGCACTGCAGGACTTCCAGACATTGCTGAGAGACAGAACAGACAGCTGTTAGTCAAAACCATGAACCACACCTCAATATACAGCCTCTAGAGTTAATAATGAAGTTGACATAATGACCATATCCAAAATGCTGAGGACATCTTCAAAAACATCCCTTTTTGTcctgtctgcaggacagataataatgcatgcagtgcactttcatagactaagctactggagttaccctgcactatactcacttttaacagtctcttctgcactatattcacttttttaatagtcgtgtaacacagctgttaccctgcactatattcacttttaacagttttcttcatctccttgtatttttatatttggtatatttttttgtactttgcactactaacttttgtactgcctttttactaacatgttttgcactatggaactgtgatgctggaaacttgaatttccctcgaaatcaataaagttactatctatctatccatccatccatccatccatccatccatccatctatctatctatctatctatctatccatctatctatccatctatctatctatctatctatccatctatctatctatctatctatctatctatctatctatctatccatctatctatccatctatctatctatctatctatctatctatctatctatctatccatctatctatctatccatctatctatctatctatctatccatctatctatctatctatctatccatctatctatctatccatctatctatctatctatctatctatctatccatctatctatcttttacaatttttcttaaaatgttgtATTACACAGCATGGATAATGAACAGGTGGCAATAATTGGATTCACCTTAACACTTCACAAAGCTTTGTCTTTAGCCAGTATTTtctacattcacacacaacGTCTGTGTaccatttaaatgtgtttttagagcAATTAAACTAAAGTTAGCTAACTACACAGCTAACAGTCAGAATAAGCAGCTGCTAAGTTAGCTAACAGCTACTGTTGATATCTAGCTAAATCAGACATATTAATACaagaatatgaataaatatccAGTAGTAAAGTGGTGGTGATGTGGAGTGAATACTTACTGATGATAACTCTGAGGAGAAGCTACCAAACAAgttgttttccttctttcttggtgagaaaacaaacaatgttCTTACAGATGCAGCAAGTTGAATCTTTGAGATACCGGAAGTGCAAGACCTTTGATTCCAAAGAGTAGAGATGAATTGTCAAGATAGTTACCTGACCAACCAAGAAACAAATAGTATAGGGAGTTAATGGAGCAAGCCAGCTTGTCATGACATTCAATAACATCTAACTATACTCTTAACACGCACAAAGAGGACGCTAACGTCAGCTTAACTATTAAAAATTGAAAGTGTGTCAATCTTTTTTGTCCTCGCTAAACACCGAAACGACCAAATCTACCTGTGAGCGGTAAAACGGCTTTTAAGCAAAAGCGGAAGTAGATGGGAGTGAAGCCTCTCGCTTTGTCGATAAAAGTTGTTCTCTCTGTGCATAAATGTCATATTATGGGTCCAAGTGTCCGCCGGtttcattaaaggtcccatattgtaaaaagtgcgattttcaggtcttttatattataaggcAGGATTtattaagtgctatataaatcctgttgaactatcaaaacgctcaatatacggagaaatacacgcagcccgtattcagaaagaGTGCGTTTGAAaaaagccgtt is drawn from Sebastes umbrosus isolate fSebUmb1 chromosome 18, fSebUmb1.pri, whole genome shotgun sequence and contains these coding sequences:
- the bpnt1 gene encoding 3'(2'),5'-bisphosphate nucleotidase 1, with the protein product MSGSPAVLMRLVASAHTVAEKAGAIVRKVLHSGELGIVEKTGANDLQTLADRLAQQSICASLSRHFPKITIIGEEDLPAEEIKEDLIESGHSEEILQKTCPAEYIGLKEEELVVWVDPLDGTKEYTEASRCLHHQTEAQIPNKGSDTSQPPWQWLLDNVTVLIGIAYGGRAIAGVINQPFYNYQLGAGATLGRTMWGMPGLGAFGFQLKEVPGDRRIVTTTRSHSNKLVTDCVDAMEPHEVIRVGGAGNKIIQLVEGKASAYVFASPGCKKWDTCAPEAVLQAVGGKLTDMHGNAYCYNADVKHMNSAGVLATLRNHEYYVSRVPQSVLQALKSA